From the genome of Marinicella rhabdoformis:
CATAAGCCAAACCCGTGAATCCAATTCCACCTTGGTCTTGCATCACCTGTTCCACCAATTGACTGTTAGATTCAAATCGTTTGGCATCTTGGCTTAACTTCTTTTTATGACTTTTTAACACCAGCGATTTGAAAGTGTCATAAGTACCCGAAACATCATCTCTTGCATATAGGTTTATGGCCAAATCCAACCCACCCAGTTGCTTCCAATTATTTATTTCTCCTGAAAAAACCGCGGCCAATTCGGACAAAGTTAAGCTTTTCACAACATTACTTTCATGTGTGACTATCGCCAAGCCATCTAGGGCAATCACATGTTCATTTACCGGAGTCGTTAAATCACCCCAGAGACCCATCAACATCAAATTTTCTTCGTGTTTGATTGGCCTAGATGACATGGCTATATCTGCAGCTTGCCCTATTAAACCCTTAAAACCTGTTGATGAACCATGTGCATGTATGGAGATGCTTTTACTGCTTTGCGTATTAAAATAACCGGTTATGACCATTTCATTGGCATTTGACTTCATGACTTTTTCTATATGAACCGCACCCAATTTTTCTAAATAATCGCCCGCCAGCCGCGGTGCCAAATCAGCGCCCACTGTATTTGAACCATGAAGGGTTAATATTTCTTCAGTTTGAGCGGTGCTTATCCACATCACAATCAATAACAACCAAAACTTTTGCATCAATACAACCAAAATCAAAACAACCGCTATTGTTGAAAACATTAATGACGATCATGTGACAATCACCATGACTTTTTGGCATTGACAGCTTCGCCATATGGCTGCACAATCTGTTGCAGTATATTGACTGGCAACAACATAAAAACCCATGACTTTTCCAATAGATTTCGTACGCTCACAATTTCCTGGCCTTAACAACGACATGATCCTGATGGACAATGCCGGTGGCTCGCAAACTTTACAAACCGTTGTTGACCGCATCGGTCATTACTTGATCAACCACGATGTTCAATTGGGCGCCAGTTACACGACTTCGCAAGCTGCAGGCGAAGCATTGGACGATGCCGTGGCCTCGGTGCAGCTGTGGATCAATGCCAAGGCAAAAGAGGAAGTCATTATCGGCCCATCGACCACGGCATTGTTGCACATCTTGAGCCTGTGTATTTCAAAACAATGGCAAAAAGGCGATGAAATCATCATCACCGATGTCGATCACGAGGCTAACCGCGCCTGCTGGAATTCCCTGGCAAAACAAGCTTTTGTCATCAAAACATGGTGCATCAATACCAACAGCATGCAGTTAGAAACCGACGATTTATTGGACTTGATGACCGACAAAACCCGCATGGTCTGCGTCACTCATGTGTCCAATGTGCTGGGCAACATCAACCCGATCAAAGATTGGGCCCAACTGGTTCATGACCAAGGCGCTCAAATCTGTGTCGATGGCGTGGCATTTGCACCACACCGTTCCATTGACGTACAGGATTGGGATGTCGATTACTACGTGTTCAGCACCTACAAAACCTTTGGTCCACACCAAGCCGTGATGTATGGCAAGCAAGCTTTGCTTGAAGACATGCCCGGTTTAAATCACGAATTCATCACCACCTCGCCCTATAAATTCCAGCCCGGCAACGTCAATTATGAACTGGCTTATGGTCTCAAGGGCGTGGTTGAATATTTGTGTCGACTGGGCAATTCTTCAGGCAAATTGAGCAGGTCACATTTGTCGCTAGCCTTTCAACAAATTGCTGTACATGAAGCGCGATTGGTACAAAAGCTGGTGGATTTCATTGCCACCAAACCACAGCTACGCATCATCGGTGCCAACACATCCGACCCCGAACAGCGAGTCGCCACCTTGTCTTTTGTCCACGAAATCATGAATTCCAAAGACATCGTAGAAGCCGTTGACCCACACCAAATCGGCATCCGCTTTGGTGATTTTTACGCTGTCGAATTGATTAAAACCCTAGGTCTGGCTGAGCAAAATGGCGTGGTACGCATCAGCTTGGCGCATTACAACACCGAAGCTGAGGTTGAAAAGCTGATTGGGGTTTTGGGTGAGGTTGTTTAACTCGTAAAATTTCAATCATGTTGAGTTAATTCGATAAAACCTTTTTGAATCAAAATTGCTTTTATGTGTGAATATGGAAAGAAAAACTTTCAAAGATGACACACCCCTAAATCCCCTCTCGAGAGGGGACTTAGGGGTGTGTTTTTTGATGATGCCGGCAAGGTAGGGTAGCTCTGCCCACCATTTTATATTTTAATGGGCAGAGCCCTCTCTACACTACTCAAAAAGTTCGATTGCATCTTCTGTCAGCGCCCAATCTTTCATGTCTGAAACTATTTGGTGCGAAAGAAAACCAAATACATCTTCGAATTCCGCATTAATAATATCCCAATCTCGCTTAGATTTACCTGTGGTAAATGTCGGATGAAACACTAAGACTTTGTCTGTAACTAAGCCATTACTAATTTCTAAGCCTGCAAATTTATCTTGGTCTTGTCTACGAGCGAATACAAATACTTTTCTATTTTTGATGTCTTCATTAGAAAAGGCCTGTGCAGCAAAAGCAAACTCTTTTGGCTGAGAAAGAAAATACCAGGGACAAAACTTTTCTGTATTTTGAACTAAAAACCAACGTAATGCGTTAGGCCAATTTGAATCGATAATTTCAGGTTTCATCTAATCCCTAAGATACGTATAACGCCCTGCTCAGCCGAGCACAACGCGGAAGTTGCCTTGTGTTAAATTGAGAGCGAAGCGATCCAATACAAGGCAATTGGAGTGTTGGACTTCGCGCTGCAGCCGTTTGTTAGGTATTTGACAATCCTATTTCTGGATGAATACTAGAATTCTGCCAGAAGTAGCTTTCTTCATTAAAGACTGAATCATTGCCTGAGCGAAGTAAACCACATTTGTGAGCTGCCTTAATGAAGCGATCATCTATTGGCTTCAATGCTTCTTGCAAGCTCGTGCTATTTTCGCTGCCCGCATTCTCAAGTACCAGCTGAAGCCAATACCGCACTCCTAAATCGTGATTGTATTCGGAGGTATCCCAACCATCCCAATCGGTGTCAACGAATTCAGCCCAAGAATCAAAAAGCTGATGAAGTTTTGAGCCGTCGAAGTCATTAGCAATAGCTTGGGACTTTCCCCACGCTACAATTACATTTCTTATAATAGATAGTTCTTCATCCGATAGGAAAACGCTCAGACTCAACTTCCGTACTCTCATCGGGCCCCTTGCCTAACAATTTATTAAACACACATTATAACCCTATATTGACACCAGCAAATTGAAAAAATTAATCACTTACATCCGCATGGGGTTGTTTTTTGTGTCCATAATCACCTAAAAATGCGTTTTTATCTGAAAATACCGGGGTAAAAACGCGTTTTTTTGTTTTTAAGATTTGTGGTGGGCGGAGCCCACCCTTGCAAAATTTAGCAGCTGGCGTTTGAATATCCGAACACCCCATTTCACAAGTGTTTTGATATACAATATATAGATGTCATTAACAAACCAGTCAACAGCCGAATTCTCACCAACCATCAAGCAACGGTACCACATTCTTGATGCCTTAAGGGGATTTGCCTTATTTGGCATTTGCTTGGCCAATCTTTCGGTATTCAGTGGCTGGATTACTTTGCCACCTCCTGTAAAACAAAACATCGATTTCGCTGATATTTATGACCTTTTCATAACCATGACCGTCGATGGTCGTTTTTATACCATTTTCAGCCTACTATTTGGTATCGGCTTTGCTTTGCAACTGGAACGATTGACCCAAGCCAATGGCAAAGCCAGCGCTTACCTACGCCGTTTGTTTTATTTGTTTTTGATTGGCGTGATTCATATATTCTTACTTTGGCAGGGCGATATCCTGGCTTTGTATGCGGTGATGGGCTTGTGCTTGTTTCTTTTAAGGGGTTTAAGCGACAAAGCCGTTTTGATACTTGGCTTTTTACTCTTGTTGTTACCATTGCTTGGCTATACTTTATTCTGGCAATTGGGTATTGACCCTGATCTGGGCATTTACGAAAAAACCAGTGTGGCTTTGGGCGGTGATGGCAGCTTACCTTTTTTCTTTCAAGGATTTGCCTTGAATTTAAGCACAACAGATTGGGGCGTATTTTATGAAACTCAAAAAGGTATGGCTTATTTCAGGCTGGGTTATTTGATCGAAAGTTGGCGAATTCCTAAAGTCTTGGGCATCATGCTGATTGGCATGTGGGCAGGGCGTCAGTTAATCAAAGGCCAGTTGCTTGAAAACACTGTACTACAAAAACGTTTGTTGATTATTGGTTTGGTCATTGGCATACCAGCGAGTTTATGGCTTAGCCATTTGGGTGGTTTAAGTATTTTCAGTTCACACAGTACCAATGGATTACTGTCTGTATTGGCTTATACCTTGTGTGTTTTTCCCATGGCTTTGGCTTATGTTGCCGCCTTCGCCTTGTTGTGGCATAAAGCGCCAAAGGTTCTGAACCTCTTTGCAGCGCCTGGCCGCATGGCATTGACCAATTACCTGACTCAAACAATCATAGCCATGATCATCTTCTATGGCATCGGCTTCGGTCTAGGCACACAATATTCACCTTATATTTTGCTGCCGCTGGCTGTGGCCATCATAGTAACCCAAACGGTTTTATCTACATTGTGGCTTAAACGATTCAGATTTGGACCGGCTGAATGGATTTGGCGTTGTTTAACTTATGGCAAGCGATTGCCGATCAAGCGGTGAACTAAAAGCAAACTGTTGCTTCACACCATTGATGACAACACCTCATCTCGTTCCTAAGCTCCAGAGAAAAATTTGAAGTTAATTGATTGGAATATGAGTTGACGCCATGTGAATTTAACAATTCAGAGGTTCAGATACTTTTGCCGATTCCATCCAACCATCTTGTTTACCCTAAAAATAGTACGGTTGTGGACATTATTTGGTATGTGATTTTCCGGTTCCCCAATCAAAATACAGAGGAACCGAACAGTCTAAGCCAGCGCTTGCTTAATTATTTTTTTGAGGTGTAGCAGGTTTCTGTACCATCGTAGTTGTTATAACATTCGGTTCGGTAGCCACTGTTTCTGTTATTGTTATTTTGCTGTGATTGTTTCCTCATTGATTCACCCCATGCGTTGAGCCCTTGTGCAAACTTTTCTGACCAGCTTTTTTGATTTTGTTTAGGATGTGCCGCCAGATAAGCTTGCTGTTCTTGCCATTCGCGTTGAGCTGCTTCCATTGCAAGTTTATATTCTTCATCTCGACGCTGTCTGGCCTCTGCTATCCTTTGTTCATGGGCCCTTTTACGTTCCAGTTGATCCGCACGAAAATCCAAAGTGTCTTGATATGAGTACTGAATAGCACTGTACTTCTCTTTCCAACCTTTTTTATTTGGTCCTTGTATTTTGGAATAATATACTTTTTCATCAACGTTTAATACATTATGCCTTCTGTGGTAATTGGGGAATATGTGCCAATTTTTTGGGTATGCATTGGGTTTGGGTGTTACACCATCTGCTTCATATGCCGAGTAAAACTGAATAAAATTCGAATCCCAGATGTGTTTGATGTAAGGCAAATCCAGGTTACGAAATTCTCGGCGGTAATCAAAACCAGCAAGCATGACATAGTCAGCCTCTGAAGCCAAAAT
Proteins encoded in this window:
- a CDS encoding DUF418 domain-containing protein, which gives rise to MSLTNQSTAEFSPTIKQRYHILDALRGFALFGICLANLSVFSGWITLPPPVKQNIDFADIYDLFITMTVDGRFYTIFSLLFGIGFALQLERLTQANGKASAYLRRLFYLFLIGVIHIFLLWQGDILALYAVMGLCLFLLRGLSDKAVLILGFLLLLLPLLGYTLFWQLGIDPDLGIYEKTSVALGGDGSLPFFFQGFALNLSTTDWGVFYETQKGMAYFRLGYLIESWRIPKVLGIMLIGMWAGRQLIKGQLLENTVLQKRLLIIGLVIGIPASLWLSHLGGLSIFSSHSTNGLLSVLAYTLCVFPMALAYVAAFALLWHKAPKVLNLFAAPGRMALTNYLTQTIIAMIIFYGIGFGLGTQYSPYILLPLAVAIIVTQTVLSTLWLKRFRFGPAEWIWRCLTYGKRLPIKR
- a CDS encoding cysteine desulfurase-like protein yields the protein MTFPIDFVRSQFPGLNNDMILMDNAGGSQTLQTVVDRIGHYLINHDVQLGASYTTSQAAGEALDDAVASVQLWINAKAKEEVIIGPSTTALLHILSLCISKQWQKGDEIIITDVDHEANRACWNSLAKQAFVIKTWCINTNSMQLETDDLLDLMTDKTRMVCVTHVSNVLGNINPIKDWAQLVHDQGAQICVDGVAFAPHRSIDVQDWDVDYYVFSTYKTFGPHQAVMYGKQALLEDMPGLNHEFITTSPYKFQPGNVNYELAYGLKGVVEYLCRLGNSSGKLSRSHLSLAFQQIAVHEARLVQKLVDFIATKPQLRIIGANTSDPEQRVATLSFVHEIMNSKDIVEAVDPHQIGIRFGDFYAVELIKTLGLAEQNGVVRISLAHYNTEAEVEKLIGVLGEVV
- a CDS encoding substrate-binding domain-containing protein, whose protein sequence is MFSTIAVVLILVVLMQKFWLLLIVMWISTAQTEEILTLHGSNTVGADLAPRLAGDYLEKLGAVHIEKVMKSNANEMVITGYFNTQSSKSISIHAHGSSTGFKGLIGQAADIAMSSRPIKHEENLMLMGLWGDLTTPVNEHVIALDGLAIVTHESNVVKSLTLSELAAVFSGEINNWKQLGGLDLAINLYARDDVSGTYDTFKSLVLKSHKKKLSQDAKRFESNSQLVEQVMQDQGGIGFTGLAYAPDQVLVKIAAAKGLPEIKPDIFSVASEDYPLARRLFLYGNTEKNSNPHVAKFIEFAKTLSSQKVVANVGFVAQQISESQLILNDDAPEAYRQLAQQANRLSTTFRLRAERATIDTKSMQDIKRLVAYFEKLSPKKIILVGFSADESGPERNQKRAYIRSKLLAYELRQYGFRNVEIISMGSQLPIDSNQSAQGRFKNNRTEIWVSRS